Part of the Edaphobacter lichenicola genome, GGCCCAGCTCACCAGCCTCATCAACTCCGCGAAGCCCGATCCCCGCAAGCACTGGCTCGTCTGCCCAGCCAGCGGAACCACGCCCTCCGGCCAGATCCACGTCCTGCTCACCGTCGCAGGCGACGACTCCACCGGCGCCATCGCAGGCCAGATCCGTCAGGCCATCAGTGGGCTCACCGGCGTCATCGTAGTCGACAGCGTCGCCAACGCCGACCGCACCCTCCACGTCGTCATCCAGGAGCAGACCACCGCCAAACGCACCATCGGCTTCACCGCCTCCTACCTCACCGGAACCCCATGCACCGAGGAGGTCGCAGGCAAAAAGACGGACGTCGAGCTCAAGGGCACCCTGGGCACCTACACCGACGCCAAGGGCGCAGGCCTCGCCATGGACCTCGCCGGAATGCTCGATCAGGACCTACAACCCCTACGCACCGGCGCCGCAACCCACTAACACCCTGTCCCATCAGTCACGAGGGGTCGGACCAGAGATTTTTTATCCCCGGCACGCAAACTTTGCATCTTACCAACTGGAGGATTTGTTATGAAGGGACTCCCATGGATCCTGGCCGGCATCGGAGTCGGCATCGCCGTAACGTTCGTGCTGTTCGTCGATCTCTCAGATCAACCCGAGCCAGCCTACGACATCGGTTATGACGGTTTCACCGACGCCGCCCGCAAGACCTTCGCCTGGGGCACCAGGAAGCATGCCGAGGGCAAGGTCGGTTCTTTCGCCGGCGCCATCAAGCAGGGCGCAGGCAAGCTCATCGGCAACCAGGACCTGGCCGCCAAAGGCGCTGCGGACCGCGTCATAGGCAACGTGAAAGAAGCTGCAGGACACGTCGGCGAAGCCGTCGGACAGACCCTCCACGATCTGAACCAATAGAAACTAAAGCTGCAGTAATAGTTGTGGGCCCGTGGTTCTCATGCAACAAAACCGCCCCTCTCCGCAAAGTTTCAAACCGCGAAGAGGGGCGGTCCTTTGCTGTCATCCTGACCCTGAGCGAAGTCGAATGGGGAAGGATCCCCCGATGAACTTTGACCTGCCCAAACCGCTCGTCCCTTTCCACCCACCCTCTTCACGCAGTTGTCTGCGCTCTATCCCTTGTGTTGCAGCGCCGCGCGAACCAGGGCAACCCCCCCGATACAGACAGAGTCGTACCTCTCAGATGAGTAGTGCTGTAATGCTGCCCGTCTGGAGGTTCTTATGATTTTTCGCAAAAATGCTTGGGCGTATCTAATGCTTGCTGGTGTGCTTTCTTTCAGCGTTGTGCCCGCTGGTTTGGCGCAAGCTCCGCACGACAGCGATGTGAATAGTTGGTCTTCGCCACGCGGCTACGATATAGCTTATCCAGAGAACGGCACCCCCAACATGGTGGCTCGTCAAGGCTATGCTGCAGGCTTCAACCAGGGCCAGGCCGACCTATCGCGTGGTCAGTCGTTCCGTCCTACTGAGAACAAGGCCTACGCTCACGCGAAGATCCCGAAGGGGATGGACAAAGACACGTTCAAGACGGAGTTTCGTGAGTCATTCGTGAAAGGCTATACCAACGCATACAAGGGTCAGTAGCACTCGCGAAATACGACAACTCAAAGAAACAAACAATGCCCGCTTTCGTGACGACACAGCAGTCACGAAAGCGGGCATCTCAGTATCAGTTAGCTCTTGTGATGACTCAGCGCAGCGCGAACCTTCTCAACATGCGTCCCATGCACCCGGATCGCCTCATGCAGCTGATCCCCCGTCACACCAAACTCCTTCGCCCAGTAGTGAACATCGGACGACATCTTCGGATTGATCTCCTTCGGGTCATGCGGGCCCTTCTCTGGCTCAACATGTTCCGCGTGAGCGGTACGAGCTTTGGACTTCTCAACTTCTTCGTGTTCATGCGGCCGTGCCGGATCTGGATGAGACATCGATTCATTCCTCTTTTCGCGTTCCCCCAGTTAGATGCTTAAAGCCAGATGCCGAAGTTAGACCTTAGAGCTAGGCGCCGAAGCCAGATGCCAAAGCCAGATGCTGAAGCAGTAACTCAGGCGCATCATGGCAACGGTTCTGCGACTTTCGTGGCAAGTTAGCAAGTTGCCACTTGTCTTGGGAATCGAGACAGCGTAGCTTCTGAAAGACTTCAAACTTGTTGAGACTAGGTCGTACGAAAAAACATGCGTTCCCTCTTTGCTTCCCTTCTGTTGGTTCTCTCTGGATTCGGCAATCCCGTCCTTGGACAAAGCGGACAATCAGCACAGTCTGCTAAACCTCCTGCGGCTCCGGTCAACCCACCGGTAGCGTCACCCACCGGACCACCCCCACCAAACACCTTGCAGGACGGAACAGCAATCAAGCTGCGGCTAGCGGAGAACCTTACCTCTGCGACCGCGAAGACGGGTCAGCAGGTCTCCTTCGAAACCATCGACGAGACCGACGTTGACGGGGTAATGGTCATCGCCAAAGGCGCACAAGCACTGGCGACGATCACATTCGCCGAACCAAAGCGAGCCATGGGCCGCCCCGGAAAACTCGACGTCAACATCGACAGCGTTCGCTTGGTCGATGGCGAAAAAGCAGCTCTGGCCGCGACCCAAAACGCAAAGGGCGGCGGTCACACCGGAGCCATGACTGCAGGAATGGTAGGAACGGCAATCGTCTTCTTCCCGGCCGCTCCTCTCCTGCTCTTCATCCACGGCAAAGACATCACCATTCCCAAAGGAACAGAAGTCACCGCCTTCGTCTCAGGAAACATGAAGCTGGACATGGCGCACTTCGCCCCAATAAGTCCTTCCGGCGTCGCAGTAGCGAGCGCAACCGCAGCACCCTCCGGCCTGACGATAGAAGCAAGCGTACCCAACTGCGACATAGAAGTAGACGGCAGCTTCGTAGGCAGCACTCCATCAACGCTGAATCTAACGCCAGGCAAACACCAGATCGTTGTAAAGAAAACCGGCTATCAGGATTGGTCACGCAGCATGATGGTAGGAACCGGAGCGATCAGGTTGAGTGCCGAGATGGTCGGTAAATAAGCTCATCCGACCAATCGGTCTCATTGTGGAACACTTTCCTTTGTATGGCGGTAGAATTGCCAAGCAACGACTTGCACCGTGGATGGAAGACACTTGGCCGAAAAACTCTCCGAAATCTCTGCCTTAGACCTATTAGAGGCACGCACCAAAGCTTCATGGCCTAACATTCGGTCTGCGAGATCTCAGAGTGGGGTGACAAAAAAGCTGCTTGAAGACACTCTGGGCGGTTTCACTAGTTCTGATTCCAGCATCGTGGTTGTCGGTTCGCTTGCCCGACAGGAGTTTACCTCCGGAAGTGATGTCGATTGGACATTATTACTCGACGGCATCTCTCATCCTGAACATCTCAAGGTGGCTCAGGAGATTCGAAAGAGTCTCAAAGATTTAGATATTAGGCAGCCCGGACGCGAGGGTGTGTTTGGCACGATCGCATCCGGTCACGACTTAATTCACCATATCGGAGGACAAGATGATACGAATGCTAATACGACCCTGCGAATTCTACTGTTATTGGAATCTGACACAATAGGACACCCAGACGCGTATGAACGTGTCTTGCGAAATGTGCTGTGGCGGTATTTGGATGAAGATCGTGGACTCTGGCTGGGTTCAGGGGAGTACAAAGTCCCTCGCTTTCTGTTCAATGATGTGGCACGATATTGGCGAACGATGACTGTCGATTTTGCTTACAAACAGCGCAATAGACAGAATGAGGGCTTCGCAATTAGAAATCTAAAACTGCGCATGTCAAGGAAGCTTCTTTTTCTTGCCGGAATGGTTGCTTGTTTTGAATGTCATTGTGGGTTTGCTTCAAAGGAGGAACGGCAAGAATTCTATTCACTTAAACAAGTACAGGCTGTAATCGAACGGCTACGACTTGTCCTCATGAAACCGCCTCTCGAGATTCTTGCATCTGCTTTACTCCGCAACCCTAACCTCGATTTACAGAGCAAGCAGTTGTTCGACTCTTACGACGAATTTCTCGGGATGCTGGCTGATGACACTCCATCATGCGGAGGACAGACTATTAGAGAACATCTTGACAAGTTGCCGGTTGAACGGCTGGGCAGCGACGAAACAGCAAGCAGAGGACGTGATATAAGTCATCGTTATCGTGATGCCATCGGAGCTATCTTCCTCAGCGACAAGAATGAACTTGGCAGAATGACGATTGAATACGGAGTTTTCTAATGAGAAAAATTGGATTTTCCACCGGAGCGGTAGCTTATGGGGACTTTGAAAAAGCTCTGAGCATACTTGCTTTGAGCAACCTTGCTTGCATAGAACTCTCAGCTTTGCGCATGTCGGAAGTAAAGATCTTAGTTGCTGCTATCCCTCATCTTCGTTTGGAAAGTTATTCCTATGTCTCTTTCCACGCGCCGAGTAGCTATTCCGCAGGTGACGAAGCATGGTTAGCTGATCTACTCTACTCAAACGTTCCTGAGACGTGGCCGATAGTTGTTCATCCCGATGCAATCAGTGATGCAACACTTTGGAAGCGATTTGGACGGCGCGTTGCGATCGAAAATATGGATCGCAGAAAACCAATCGGACGTAATGTTCGCGAGCTTGAGCTAGTCTTTGAAAAGCTCCCGGACGCGAGTCTGTGTTTTGATCTGGGCCATTCCCGACAATGTGATTCATCGATGACAGATGCCTTCCTCATGCTTACAGCCTTTCAAGAAAGGCTTGTGCAGGTTCATCTTAGTGAGGTAAATAGCGAAAGTCAGCATGAAGCCTTGTCGTATGGAGCGAAGCTAGCTTTTCAACAGGTGGCTTCACTAATTCCAGATGAGCTGCCGATCATCCTAGAGAGCCGTGTAAATTTCGAACATATTGCTGGCGAAGTTGAGATTGCGCGCGAAGCCCTATTCAAAATTCATGCAGATATACATTGCTACGCTTAGCCTGATTGTTGTTTCGGAGTGCAAAAGCTAGTTGTTCGAGCATTGGTGTTAGCGGCTTGTGCAAATATCTCAAAACTGTTTTCCCAAAATGGGAAAGCCGCAAAATAAATCTGGAAATTGTGGCGCATTTTTCGAGCCCCAAAAAGTGACTGTCAAAACACCACGTCTACCACGCAATCCACCACGATCACACCACCAAAACACCATGTAGAAACGCCCGTTTTTGCCGAAAACCCCAGCAAAAACGGGCGTCACCACGTCAAAAAAATTACTGCAACAAAGTGCCTTCTTCAGGCTGTATCTTCGCCTCTTCGGGCGGTATGACGACGGCGGCGGCCACCTTGTCCTGATCCTCCAGGTCCAGCAGCTTCACCCCCTGCGTACTACGCCCAGCCGCCCTAACACTCTTCGTATCAATGCGAATGATCTTCCCAAACTGGCTGATCACCATCATCTCCGTCGTGTCATCCACAAGCTGAATGCTCGTAACCTTGCCGATCTTAGGAGTTGTCTTCATATTGATAACCCCTTTACCACCACGCGATTGCAGGCGATATTGATCAACATCGGTCCGCTTGCCAAACCCATTCTCACTCACCGTAAGCACCAGGCAAGGCGTCAAACCCAGCTGTTTATCCAGCTTTTCAAGCTTCGCCGCAACCTCAGCCGAAGCCACCGGAGCAGCCAACTCCCCAGGCTCCGCAAGCTCCAGCGGCTGCGCCTCAGTCGACTCCGTGGCCTCGTCGATTGCCGCCTCCACCTGGTCCGTAAGCCCTTTCTGAGCAGCACGTTCCAGCCGTGTCTTGTTGCGCGCCTCGTTCGAAGGCGTCACCGCCGCCCCAATCACATAGTCGCCCTTCTTCAGCGTAATGCCGCGATTTCCCGTAGCCGGCCGCCCCATAGGACGCAGATCCTGCTCATTGAAGCGAATCGCCATCCCATCATGCGTAGCGATAAAGATCACCTGCTGCCCGTCCGTAATCCGCGCAATGATCAGCTCATCATCCTTCTCAATATTGATAGCGATAATCCCGCGCGCCATCACATTCGAGAAGTCCTTCAGCGCTGTCTTCTTCACAGTGCCATTGCGGGTCGCAAACAAGATGTACTTGTTCTCTTCCTCAAGATCCTTGACCGGAAGAATCGTAACGACCTTCTCCCCAGGCTGCAGCGCCACCAGCGAAGCCATAGCCTTGCCCTTGCCGGCCGCGCCAACATCGGGAACTTCATACACCTTGAGCCAATAAACGCGCCCAGTATTTGTAAAGCAAAGCAGATACGCATGCGTCGAATCGATGATGAGCTGCGCGACAAAATCCTCTTCACGAGTCTTCATCCCAAGCCGCCCCGTACCGCCACGACGCTGCTGTCGATAGATAGAGATAGGCGTCCGCTTCAGATATCCAGTATTCGAAACCGTAACGGCGACCTGCTCATCAGTGATAAGGTCTTCGAGCTGCAGCTCAGCGGTCTCGTCGATGATCTGCGTACGTCGCGCGTCGCCATACTTGTCGCGGATCTCGGTAAGCTCCTTGACGATCACCTTGCGCAACTTCGCCGGCGAAGCCAGAATCGACTCGAACTCCGTGATGTTATCGCGAACTTCAGCGAGCTCCTTCAGCAGCTCATCGATAGAGAGCTGCGTCAGGCGATAGAGCTGCAGTTCCAGGATCGCATCGATCTGCTTGTAGGAGAGAATCAGCGTCCCGGTTGTGCTGAACGTCATATCGACGCCGTACTTCGCAGGGTCGAGCGTAACACCGCGCAACTCGGTCCCACGCAGGTTGATGCGCTTATTCGAGAAGTAAGAGAACAGGTTCTCGCGAGCATCGGCGCGGCTGGAAGACTGACGAATAATCTTGATGACGTTGTCCAGATGGTCAAGCGCAATCTGGTAGCCAAGCAGAATATGTTCGCGGTCGCGAGCCTTCGCGAGCAGGAACGCAGTCCGGCGACGGACCACCTCGGTGCGGTGATCGAGGAACGCCCGAATAGCCTGATCGAGCGGAAGCTCCTTCGGCTGGCCGTTGTGGACAGCCAGGAAGATCATCGAGAACGACTCCTGCATCTGCGTATGTTTGTGCAGTTGATTCAGCACAATCTGGCTCTCGGCTCCACGCTTGAGGCCGATAACGATACGCATGCCATCACGGTCCGACTCATCACGAAACTCATCGCGTGCAATGTCGGTGATGACGCCCTCATTAACTAACTCGGCGATGCGTTCGATCAATTTGGACTTGTTGACCTGATAAGGAATCTCAGTGACGATGATCGCCTGACGCCCGCCTGAGATGTTTTCAATGCTGCACTTGGCACGCATCATGAAGCGTCCCCGGCCAGTGCGATAAGCCTGGGGAATATTCGTCTTGCCGAAGAGATAGCCGCCCGTCGGGAAGTCAGGCCCAAGGACATGCTCGAGCACCAGATCCAAATCAGGCCGATGATCCTGCGGAGACTTCTGCAGCAGCGAGATGCAGGCGTTCACAATCTCCGTCAGATTGTGCGGCGGAATGTTCGTCGCCATGCCAACGGCGATGCCGGAGCTGCCATTGACGATAAGGTTCGGCACGCGGGCCGGGAGCACGGTAGGCTCAAGCGACGACTCATCGTAGTTAGGAGAGAAGTCAACCGTGTCGTAGTCGATGTCCGCCAGCATCTCCCCAGCGAGGCGAGTGAGGCGCGACTCGGTGTAACGCATGGCAGCAGCGGAGTCGCCATCGACGGAGCCGAAGTTCCCCTGACCATCTACTAAGAGATAGCGGAGAGAAAATGGCTGAGCCAGCCGGACCATAGTGTCGTAGATAGCCGAGTCGCCGTGGGGATGATAGTTACCCATCACGTGACCAACGACCTTGGCGGACTTCGTGTACTTCTTGTTGAACTGAAGACCCATCTCCTGCATGCCATAGAGGATGCGCCGATGAACAGGCTTCAAGCCGTCGCGGACGTCCGGCAACGCCCGCCCGATGATCACCGACATCGAGTAGTCGAGGTACGACCTCCGCATCTCCTCTTCTATATTGATGGAGAGCATAAACGCGGCGCCGCGGCCCTGAACGGTCGAGCCGTCGGGCGGAGATCCTGCCGGGGGAGGGTTGTTAGAGTTCGCGTCCTGCGGGGAGGGTGCGTTGGGATTCTTTGGGTCCTGCGGAAACAGATCGTCTGCCATGTGTATTCCTATGATAAATGCTTGATTTGGCGGGGTAAAGCCGCCAGATCAAGCGGATTTTCCAGAGGCAGAATGATCTGAAGAAAAGGCGGGACTTAGAGGGAATCAAGGCCGGAAACGGGACAAAGACAAAAAGAAAAGGACGGGCTCTCGAGTGTTCTGCCGTCGGCAGGACACAAGTTCCTCAAAGGTAGTGATTCAGAATCAAGCGACCAATCCTGGCCTCGGGGTCGATTAAATAATCTAAGACTAAATTTGTCGCCTATTCACTTGATATCGGACCCATCCCGTCGTATATTCAATTTATTGCATTTCAGCGCTAAATTTACAGGAGCTTGATTGGGATTGGAGTGTTTTGACCAGATCCCCGCGGAGTATCTCTTGGCGGAGACCGCGAGGACCTGGAAGCTACAGCCGAGTGACTGCAGGTTCTCTGCATTATAAGGTTCGATCTGCTGATCGTTCTACCTCGGCTCGAAACTCCATGGCATATCAGTAAGCCCCTCAAAACTTTTCCCGGGATTTAGCCGGGATCTTTTGAGGATTAGCGGTCGACGGTGAGGTGCGCCTGTTTTTCACCCTCACACTTCGATCTGACAGGGAGACCGTGAAGATCGACGCCGTTCTGAAGGCAAGAGAACGCGATCGGTTTCACGGAGACGAACCTTATCCGGAGATAAGAATGAAGCAGACGACGCGCAAGACGACAACATCAGGGAAGAAGAAGAGCCGGTTAAGGATTGGCGGGAGTCGCGGGTGGATCGCGGCAGGAACGCTGGCGGCTTATGCGGCGATGGGCGCCACGAAGGCGGCGATGGCCTCGGTCGAGAAAGTAGATCCGGCGGCCAGTGGGGCGGTGGACGCGTCGTTGCCTCTAAAGAAGTTTGATATTCCGGCAGGTCCGCTCGATGCGGCGGTGAAGGCGTTTGAGAGAGCGACCGGGTTGACCGTGAAGGTTGTGCTGCCGTCAGGAACTGTGGCAGGGTTCAACTCGCAGGGAGTCGTGGGGCTCTATCGCGAAGATGAAGCGCTGCGCCTGCTGCTGGAAGGAACTGGCCTGAACTACCGCGTGGAAGATGCCACGACGATGCTCGTAGGCGTCCAGGCGAAGGATACCGTCTCTGTAACTGATTCGGTCACGAATTCGGTCTCACTCTCGAAGTTCACCGAGCCATTGATCGACACGCCGCAGAGCGTCAACGTGGTGCCGCAGTTTGTGCTCAAAGATGAGGGTGTCTCCACTCTGCGCGACGCTCTACGCAACGTGCCAGGCATCAGTCTGGCGGCAGGCGAGGCAGGCGCACAGGGCGACAACCTGACCATTCGCGGCTTCACCGCACGCAACGATATCTTTCTCGACGGTATCCGCGACTTCGGAAGCTACTACCGCGACGCCTTCAACTACGAGCAAGTCGAGGCGCTTGAAGGGCCCGCAGGCATCCAGTTCGGACGCGGTTCAACCGGCGGAGTCATTAACCAGGAGAGCAAGGTTCCTGTCGTGCAGCAGTTCGTTAATGTGCAGACACAGTTCGGCACCGATAAGACCCGCAGGCTCACGGCGGACATCAACGAACCGGAGCTCGATGTGCTGGGTGGCACGGCCTATCGCGTCAACCTCATGGGGCAGGAGGGCGGTGTCGCTGGCCGGGACTACGCAGAGGTACGAAGGTTCGGCATCGCGCCCTCAGTCTCAATCGGACTGAACACAAAGACGCGCGCGACCCTGAGCTACCTGCACATGACCGAGAGCGATACGCCGGACTACGGGCTGCCGTGGTTCAACAACGCAGTCGCACCCGGGTCCATTCGGCATAGCTACTACGGCTTCCCCGATGAAAACTACCTCAAGACAAACGACGATATTCTGACGTTCAAGGCCGAGCACGAATTTTCGCCCAACCTGAATCTCCATACCATCGCACGTGCCGCAAACTATCCCCGTCAGGCTCAGATCACGGAGCCGCAGATCTGCTCGAACGCCCCGGCGAGCGTGCCGGTCGGTGGATTCGTATCGTCGTTGCCCACCTCGGCCGTGAACACAGCATTACCCTGTGCCTACACTGCCGCCAGCGATCCGAGCAAGATCATCGTCAACCGAAATCAGATCCAGACCAAAAGCGTCGAAGGCGACCTGTGGGACCAGACCGAGGTCACGGCGCGCTTCAAAACGTTCGGCACAAAGCACGCCCTGGTAGCTGGAGTGGAGGGCGGGCAGGAGATCTCGAACCCGATCAGAACCAGCTACACCATCAACAAGGTCAACACCGTGCCCACAGCGAACCTGATCGATCCAAATGCCCAGCAGCCGTTCGGAGGCACCGGTTACATCAGCTCGATCGTGCATACAAAAGCAAAAAGTGTCGGGATCTACTTTGTCGATACCATCAAGCTTGGACGCCTCTTCGAAGCGAGCGGCGGCGTCAGATGGGATAGGTTCGATACTGGTTACAATTTGTATCAACCCACCCCTCCCACAGGCGGAACCGTCACGGCGCCAGTCGCGCCCATCAGCCGCATCGACGAGCAGCCGAGCTACCGCGCAGCCTTCGTCTACAAGCCCTCGAGCCGGGGAACTGTGTACTTCGACTACGGAACCAGCTTCAATCCCGCAGCCGAATCGTTGAGCTTGAGCATCGGCCTCGCCAACAGCTCCGCAGCTCCAGAGGAAAATGAAACCTACGAGGTCGGCGCAAAGTGGAGCTTCCTCAACGAGCGGCTTCTGGCCGAAGGTTCCTGGTTCAGGACCGAGAAGGACAATGCACGCGAGACCGACCCGACGAACTCGAACAACATCGTGGCAGCAGGAAACCAACTAGTCAAAGGCGTGCAGTTCTCGCTGGTAGGAAGGCTGCCGGAGGGAATGGATATCGTCGCCGGATATGCGTACCTCGATAGCGCCGTTATCTTCTCAAAATTCTTCCCTACCTCCGTCGGATTCCCCCTGGCCAACGTACCCAAACAGACCTTCAACCTCTTTGTGACCCACCGCCTCCCGCTGCGGCTGAACGTTGGATTGGGCGGAAACTACGTAGCCAGCCGCACCGCCAGCTCCACGGTCCCCTATGTCCCGACCGCCTACTCCGGTCCCATCAGCTATCTCACCGCAAGCGGAGCACCAGCCGTTCACTACCAGGTACTCGCGACAGAGATGAAGCAGGTTCCCGGCTACTGGATCTTCAACGCAATGGTCCGGCGGCCTTTGACCGATCGCCTGGAGCTGCAGGCGAACGTCAACAATCTGCTCAATCGCTACTACATCGATCTGCCGCATCCCAGCCACTTGATTCCAGGCGCCGGAGCCAACGCGCAGATCGGAATCAACTTCAAGTTCTAAACTGTCCTGCCGGTCGGGCATTGGTCGGGAAGAGAAGCCGATTCCGACCAACGGGAGGACCGAGCGAAGCGGTATACAAGTCACGAAGTGACCGCCCTCCGCGCAGGAGGCCTGTCCGGCAGGACAGCCTCTGGACAACTTCTTAAGCCAAAAGGAGCAAGACATGCTGATTACGA contains:
- a CDS encoding CsbD family protein, producing the protein MKGLPWILAGIGVGIAVTFVLFVDLSDQPEPAYDIGYDGFTDAARKTFAWGTRKHAEGKVGSFAGAIKQGAGKLIGNQDLAAKGAADRVIGNVKEAAGHVGEAVGQTLHDLNQ
- a CDS encoding PEGA domain-containing protein, with the protein product MRSLFASLLLVLSGFGNPVLGQSGQSAQSAKPPAAPVNPPVASPTGPPPPNTLQDGTAIKLRLAENLTSATAKTGQQVSFETIDETDVDGVMVIAKGAQALATITFAEPKRAMGRPGKLDVNIDSVRLVDGEKAALAATQNAKGGGHTGAMTAGMVGTAIVFFPAAPLLLFIHGKDITIPKGTEVTAFVSGNMKLDMAHFAPISPSGVAVASATAAPSGLTIEASVPNCDIEVDGSFVGSTPSTLNLTPGKHQIVVKKTGYQDWSRSMMVGTGAIRLSAEMVGK
- a CDS encoding DUF3606 domain-containing protein; translated protein: MSHPDPARPHEHEEVEKSKARTAHAEHVEPEKGPHDPKEINPKMSSDVHYWAKEFGVTGDQLHEAIRVHGTHVEKVRAALSHHKS
- the gyrA gene encoding DNA gyrase subunit A, translated to MADDLFPQDPKNPNAPSPQDANSNNPPPAGSPPDGSTVQGRGAAFMLSINIEEEMRRSYLDYSMSVIIGRALPDVRDGLKPVHRRILYGMQEMGLQFNKKYTKSAKVVGHVMGNYHPHGDSAIYDTMVRLAQPFSLRYLLVDGQGNFGSVDGDSAAAMRYTESRLTRLAGEMLADIDYDTVDFSPNYDESSLEPTVLPARVPNLIVNGSSGIAVGMATNIPPHNLTEIVNACISLLQKSPQDHRPDLDLVLEHVLGPDFPTGGYLFGKTNIPQAYRTGRGRFMMRAKCSIENISGGRQAIIVTEIPYQVNKSKLIERIAELVNEGVITDIARDEFRDESDRDGMRIVIGLKRGAESQIVLNQLHKHTQMQESFSMIFLAVHNGQPKELPLDQAIRAFLDHRTEVVRRRTAFLLAKARDREHILLGYQIALDHLDNVIKIIRQSSSRADARENLFSYFSNKRINLRGTELRGVTLDPAKYGVDMTFSTTGTLILSYKQIDAILELQLYRLTQLSIDELLKELAEVRDNITEFESILASPAKLRKVIVKELTEIRDKYGDARRTQIIDETAELQLEDLITDEQVAVTVSNTGYLKRTPISIYRQQRRGGTGRLGMKTREEDFVAQLIIDSTHAYLLCFTNTGRVYWLKVYEVPDVGAAGKGKAMASLVALQPGEKVVTILPVKDLEEENKYILFATRNGTVKKTALKDFSNVMARGIIAINIEKDDELIIARITDGQQVIFIATHDGMAIRFNEQDLRPMGRPATGNRGITLKKGDYVIGAAVTPSNEARNKTRLERAAQKGLTDQVEAAIDEATESTEAQPLELAEPGELAAPVASAEVAAKLEKLDKQLGLTPCLVLTVSENGFGKRTDVDQYRLQSRGGKGVINMKTTPKIGKVTSIQLVDDTTEMMVISQFGKIIRIDTKSVRAAGRSTQGVKLLDLEDQDKVAAAVVIPPEEAKIQPEEGTLLQ
- a CDS encoding TonB-dependent siderophore receptor; translation: MKQTTRKTTTSGKKKSRLRIGGSRGWIAAGTLAAYAAMGATKAAMASVEKVDPAASGAVDASLPLKKFDIPAGPLDAAVKAFERATGLTVKVVLPSGTVAGFNSQGVVGLYREDEALRLLLEGTGLNYRVEDATTMLVGVQAKDTVSVTDSVTNSVSLSKFTEPLIDTPQSVNVVPQFVLKDEGVSTLRDALRNVPGISLAAGEAGAQGDNLTIRGFTARNDIFLDGIRDFGSYYRDAFNYEQVEALEGPAGIQFGRGSTGGVINQESKVPVVQQFVNVQTQFGTDKTRRLTADINEPELDVLGGTAYRVNLMGQEGGVAGRDYAEVRRFGIAPSVSIGLNTKTRATLSYLHMTESDTPDYGLPWFNNAVAPGSIRHSYYGFPDENYLKTNDDILTFKAEHEFSPNLNLHTIARAANYPRQAQITEPQICSNAPASVPVGGFVSSLPTSAVNTALPCAYTAASDPSKIIVNRNQIQTKSVEGDLWDQTEVTARFKTFGTKHALVAGVEGGQEISNPIRTSYTINKVNTVPTANLIDPNAQQPFGGTGYISSIVHTKAKSVGIYFVDTIKLGRLFEASGGVRWDRFDTGYNLYQPTPPTGGTVTAPVAPISRIDEQPSYRAAFVYKPSSRGTVYFDYGTSFNPAAESLSLSIGLANSSAAPEENETYEVGAKWSFLNERLLAEGSWFRTEKDNARETDPTNSNNIVAAGNQLVKGVQFSLVGRLPEGMDIVAGYAYLDSAVIFSKFFPTSVGFPLANVPKQTFNLFVTHRLPLRLNVGLGGNYVASRTASSTVPYVPTAYSGPISYLTASGAPAVHYQVLATEMKQVPGYWIFNAMVRRPLTDRLELQANVNNLLNRYYIDLPHPSHLIPGAGANAQIGINFKF